GACCCGGAACGCTGCTCCGACCTGTCGCTCAACCAGGTCACCCAGGCCAATCAGGGGGTGGACGGCGCGGTCGCCTGGGTCGAAAGCGACGCCGACCTCGAGATCTACCAGACCCTGGTCGAAGGAAACTCGATCGACGTCTCCGCCGAGTGGGGAAGCCTGTTCTACGCCTTCGGCGTCGGCTCGACGATCAAGGCCGAGGGGCTGAGCTTCTGGAACAACCAGGGGCCCGACGCCCTCTTCTCCGGCTCGTCTAACGCAGAGATCCACGTCGGCTTCGTCTCGGCCTCCGGCAACTTCTTCGCCAGCGGCACGCTCCCGGCCCGCCCCGTCTTCTTGAGCACGAACGCCACCGCGACGCTCAACTCGAGCATCTTCTACCCGAACTCGGCAGTCCAGGCGATTCTCGGGGCGTCACTCCCCGAGGTCGACTGCCTGATCCTGTCGAACACGACCGGCCTGCCCCCCTCCGCCACCTTCGTCAGCACCGTCGATCCGGCCTTCGTCGATGCCGCGAACGGCAACCTCGCCTTGCGCTCCACCTCCCCGGCGATCGACTACTGCGACACGTTCCTCTACTCGCCGCTGCAGAGCGACCTCGACCTCGAGGCGCGCGGTTATGATGCCGCGAGCAATTCGAACGGAACGCCAGGGCCGAACGGGGGGACCTACGATCTCGGCGCCGACGAGCTGTACCTCTTCTGGGCCGACGGCTACGAGGCGGGGAACACGCTGGCGTGGTCGGCCAGGCTTCCCTGACCGAAGAGCCCTCGCTCGGCGACCGATCCCGACCGGACTCGGCCGGGGGTCGGACGAGGGGCGAGCCGGATGCGGCTCACGACCTCCGCCGCGTCGCGAGAGAAGGCTGAGGGCGCAGGAGAGCTGGCATTCCGGTGTTGCAACGAACGAGGCGGGCAAGACACCGCCGGTGAAGCAGTCCACACTGCCAGGAGACGCCGATGAACCGCGCTGCAGCCGTTGTCCTTCTCGTCGCTTCGTTCCTCGCGGGCGCCGCGCCCGCCTCCGCCACTCGCGTTCGAGTCGTCCACCGTGGACCGCGGGCCACGGTGCGGGTCAGCGTCGGGTTCCCCCTCCACCGGCCGTTGCCGCACGTCGTCGTCCGCCGGCCGGCGGTGACCTTCCGCGTCGCCCCCCGCATCTACCTGCCGCACGTCGCCTTCGGCGCCGTGGTGATCGCGGCGCCGGCAACCGACCGCATCGTCTGGTCGGACGCCGAGTCGCTCGCGCGCGAGGACAACTGGTCGGAGATCGCCATGGACGTCGATCGCCGCGGCGACCGGCTGCTGCTCGACATCACCGAGGGGCCGGCGCAACTGAGCTTTGCCGAGGTGGTCTTCGAGAACGGCGAGACTCAGGTCGTCGACTTCAACGACGGGGTCCAGAAGATCGGCATCTACTCGCTGCTCGACTTCGGCAACGGCCGCAAGGTCGACCACGTCCGTCTCGTCGCCAAGGCGAGCGACAAGGAGACCCGCGTCGCCGTTCGCCTCGTCGGCTGATCCTCGCGGGACGCCGGCTCGACGGTCGAGCCCGGAGAGCCGGCGCCGCCCGCGCGCTCGAGCCGCGCCCCGACAAGGAAGGGACCGTCTCGCGCCACGCGATCGGAACGACGCGCGACGGGGTGAGCGTCAGAGACCGACGAGCGCGTAGAAGAGCGAGAGCACCGCGAGGCCGATCATCCCCGGTGCGGCGAGATGGGCGGTGCGGCGCGAGCCGAAGGCGTAGGTGTAGACCGTCTTCAGCAGGTTGTTGCTGGCGCTGGCGATGACCACCGCCTGGAGGATCTGCGCTTCACCGATACCGTAGCTGCCCTGAAGCAGCGAAACGACGAACGGCGTGATGTCGGAGAAGCCGACGACGAACGACAGCATGCGCAGGCCCATCTCCTTGAACGTCTCGAGGCTGTACTTGGTGGCCAGCGAGACGACGGCGAAGAGCACGGCGAAGAGCAGCGCCGAGTTCAGCTCGAGGGGGTTCTTGCGCAGCTCGGGCTCCTCCGACCCCACCCGGCCCTCGGCCGGCGGCTCTTCCACGGCGCTCTCGCTCGCCGGCACGGCCTCGCGGCGGCGGCGCAGCCAGATGCCGTAGCCCGCCGCCAGGCCGGAAAGAACGAGGAGCGCCGGGCCCACGGCCAGCGCGGAGGAGAAGCGGAAGATCGCGGTGAGCGCCAGCAGGCGCAGGTACATCATCGAGACCGCGAGGAGAATGGCGACCGCGGCCTCGCGGTCGATGCCGGGGAGTGAGCGCGACTTCTTCGACAGCACCAGCACGGTGACCGTGCTCGAGTAGACGCCGCCGATGATGCCGGCGAGCATCAGTCCCTTGTGCGGGAAGAGGTAGGTCTGGAGGACGTAGCCGAGGTAGGAGATCGCCGTGGTGACGACGACGGCCATCCAGATCTGCCGCGGGGTCACCGGCAAGGCGCGGAAGAAGTGCCCGAGCAGATCGTCACCCGCCGGCGCGTCGGGGATCAGCGGCAGGATCACCGCGACGATCGCCAGGAACTTGCAGGCGGTCACCACCTCGCCGGTCTCCAGCCGGTCGGTGAACTGCCGGATGCGCCCCTTCGAGTGCAGCACGAAGAGGATCGAGATGGCGATCAGCACCAGGAACCAGTGCGGTTGCAGGAGCGCGATCGGGCCGGTGGCGTAGGTCAGCAGGGCGATGTGCACCCCGATCAGGCCCGGGCTCTTCTTCTGCCGCACCTTGTTGCTGTAGTAGACGAGCAGGAAGAACGACAGCGCGGCCAGACCGACGAGGAACGCCTGCGGCCCGATCTCCGGCAACTGGAAGAGGATCAGTCCCAGCATGCCGATGAAGACGAAGGTGCGCACCGTCCCGAAGGTGTCGAACTTCCCCTCCCCTTCGTAGTACTCGCGCAGACCGATGCCGATCAGGAAGCTGACCGCCATGGTCAGGAGGAAGGGAGTGACGATCGCCGGTGTCATGGTGCGGATCCGTTCGCGGGTCGGGCCGGACGCCGGCGCGAACGCCGGCGGCAGCGACTCATTCCATCCCGACCACTCGCTTGGCGGCCTTGAGGTAGTTCACGTTCGGCTGCTCGGCGAGGCCCAGCCCGGCGACCACGTCGCGCATCGCCGCGTAGTTCTCGCTCTCGACGCAGGCCGACTCGACCAGCGCGCCGTTGAAGAAGACCTCGGCGTACTCGCAGATCACGCCGTCGATGGTGAAGCCGTAGCGCATCTTCTCGACGAGCACCGGGACGAGGTCGGCATGCTGACGCGCCATGGCGATGAACTCGTCGAGGGTGTACGTCTCGGCCGCGAGCTCCATCGTCACCTGGAGGTGCGAGAGGATCGTCGCCAGCTCCTCGCGCCGGACCGGGAACTGGAACTTGCCGCGCGGCTGGAAGATCTCGTAGCCCTCCGGCGTCTCGCCGGTCTTGGTCTTGATGTCGAGCAGCCCGTCACGCACCTTGACGTTCGCCTCGTTCGTCCGGCGCGAGAGGAAGTAGGTCTCGGCCGGCATCTTGCGTGCCTGGAAGAGGACGGTCTTGCCGTTCCACAGGCGTGACTTCACGCTGTCGATGATGCCGCGCCCGAAGACGCGGAACTCGGCGCGAGGGACGATCTTGGCCGCCTCCTCGGCGGTGGTGGCGACGTTCTTGGCGAGCGGATCGGACATGAAAAGGCTCCTTGCGGGAGGGAACGGTGGCGGCTCAGGAGGCCGACTTCGCCACCAGATCCCGGAATCGGACGAGGTAGACGAGGGAGAGCACGAGCCCGACGATCCACCAGGCGGGCGAGCGCTCGCTCCGCACCAGCTCGAGCTGGAGCGCGGCGGTCTCGCCCTGCACCAGACGGTCGACCGCGAGCTGCGCTCCCGGGTGGCCGTCGATCGCGGTGAGCCCGGCGCGCGGCAGGCTCTCGCCCTTGCGCAGGCGCGGCAACGCGTCGCGCAGGGCATGCGCGCGCATCCCCGGCGGGAAGACGACCTCGACCCGGTAGCGATCGATCGACTCCGGCTGCGTCGCGAGCAGGGCGTGGCGGAGCGTCCAACGGTCGAGCATCGCCGTCGACCCGTCGCTCTCCGACGCCGCCGCCTGCCGCACGAGCAGCCCGGCAACCGGCAGCTCGACGCGCAGGCTCGCGCTCTCGGGCACCCCTTCCGGCAGCGAGATGCGGAGGTTCGCCTGGCCGCCGGCGGGCACGACGTCGACCGCCGTCCCGGGAGGGGCGTCGAGGAGGCGGAGGTCGTTCGCTCCAGGCAACCCCAGCGGCAGGAGGAGCGACCCGGCCGAGCAGCCGACGAGGTGGACCGTCGCGGCGGCCAGGCCGGAGCCGTCGGCGGAGAGGGTCAGACGGAGCTCGTAGCTCTCCACTCGCGTCGCGCCGGCCGCGGCCGTTGCCGCGAAGGGCAGGACGGCGAGCAGGGCGACGCGCACGGCGGCTCTCATCGCGCCACCGCCCAGAACGACGGCGTGATGCCGAGCCAGTGGAACCAGGTGGCGGCCGAGATCACCAGGAGGACGAGGCCGAGGGTGCAGGTCGCCATGCCGTAACGGAAGTTCTCCATCACCGAGTACTGGTTGGTGGAGAAGAGGATGACGTTCGGCTTGCCGCTGATCGGCAGCCCGACCACCCAGTCGATGCAGAGCGCCGCCGGCAGAGCGAGCGAGAGCGGATCCCAGCCGAGCGTCTTGGCGAGGGTGATGATGATCGGCAGCATGATCATCGTCCGCACCGTCTTCGAGGTGGTGAGCAGGTGGCTGTACATCATCACCGCCATGATGACGGTGAAGGTCACGCCGAACGGCAGGCCGTCGAGCGCCACGCCGCCGAAGAGCTTGCGCACCGCCCACTCGGCGGCGCCGGTGTCGTCGAGGGCGAGGCCCCCCGCATAGGCTCCCGCACTGAAGATCAGCAGGTGCCAGGGGATGTCGGCCTCGGCCCACTGCAGAACTCCCCAGCGCGGGAAGAGGACGATGACCGCGCCGAGCAGGGCGGCGAACGGCGCCGTGACTTCCACCCCGAACCAGCGCAGGTGGAAGATGTCGGTCATCCAGAGGAAGAGGACGAGTCCGAAGATGGCGATCGCCTTGCGCTCGCCGGTCGACAGCGGACCCATCTCGTCGTACTTGGCGCGGATCCGGTCGAGTCCGCCCGCGAGGCGTGGCGCCCGCTCCGCCTTCGGGATGCGGAAGAGGAGCTTCTGTCCGAGCAGCCACATCAGGACGGTGGTGAGGATGGCGATCGGCGCGCCGAGCCGCGCCCAGTCCATGTAGTAGACGCGGTGCCCGCCCATCGTCTGGATGAGCCCGACGGCGATCAGGTTCGCCGAGCTCCCGGTCATGGTCATCGACGACAGCACCGAGATGCCGACCAGGTTGAGCAGCATCAGGTTCTTGCCGAAGGCGTTCGGGGACTCTTCGGTCGAGCCGTAGATCGCCGCCACGACCAGCATCAACGGCAGGGTCATCACGCAGCGGGCCGCCGTTGCCGGAATGAGCGGGGCGAGCACCATCTGCAGCAGCAGGAAGGCGAGCAACGCCTGTCCGGCGTTCTTGCCGAGACGCAGCACCAGCCAGAGAGAGAGGCGACGCGCCAGCCGCGTCTTGACCAGCATCGCGCTCAGGATGAAGGCGAGGAGATTGAGCCAGATCACCTCCATCCCCAGCACGTCCATGATCGCCTTGGCCGCGGAGGCGCGCGTGACGAGCAGCAGGAACATCAGGGCGAGCGAAGTGACGTAGGTGGGGAACGGCTCGGTCACCCACCAGACGAGCGCCAGGACGAAGCAGGCCATCCCGGCCTGCGCCGCGCCCGAAAGGCTGGCCTCCGCCGGGAGATAGAAGACGAGCAGGAACGCGAGGATGCCGGCGGGAAAACCGAGGTACCGCATCCAGCGCTCGGACGCCCCCTGCGCCGCTCTCCCCTTCGACGAGAGCGTCATCTTCTCCATGTCCAGGAGCTCCTGGAGGCGATCGGGCCGCTCGGCCGGCAGGGAGAGGGGGGCGGGGCTCGTCATGCGTCGATTCTGTTCCAGCGGCCGGCGATCGGCTCAGGCCGGGCGCCAGTTCTTGTACGGGTTCTTGAGCAGGTTGGAGTTGAAGTAGCGCGGATCGCTCGACACCTCGCTGGCGACCCAGGAGGGCAGGGTCGGCTGCTCGGTCTCCGACGACAGCTCGACTTCGGCGACCACCAGGCCCTCGTTGTCGCCGTGGAAGACGTCGATCTCCCAGGTCAGGCCGTGATGCTCCTCGACGTGGCGGTGCTTGTCGATCAGCGGCTGTTCGCAGAGCTGGTCGAGCAGGATCGTCGCGTCGGCGAGCGGCAGCGGGTACTCGAACTCGCTGCGCGACACGCCGGTGGTCACGCCCTTGATCGTCAGCTTGGCGACATCCCCCTCGATGCGGACGCGAACGACGCGCTCCTTCTGCGAGTTGAGATAGCCCTGCTTGAAGTGCTTGCCGGCGTCGCGCGGCGTCCACGCACCCGGCGTCACGAGGTACTTGCGTTCGATCTCTTTGGCCATGAGCGGATCCCCGGTTCGGTCAGCGGAAGGCCCAGGGCGACGCGCAGGCCCTGGAGAAGACTGGTATTGGCGAGCGCGCCGAGCCCGAGCTCCTCGAGGACCTGGACCACCAGCGAGGGATCTTCGTGCTCGATCGAGAAGCTCTGCAGACGGATCTCGCCGTCGACGACCAACGTCTCGAGCGAGCAGTCGATGCCGTGGAACGGTGCCACCCGGCAGCGCCGGACGAGGCTCGCCGGGCGGATCGCCGGGGAGGCGGCGATCGGCCCGGCCAGGAGGCCCGGGACCGTCGGCAGGGCGACGGCCATCTCCGGTGCCGCGAGGCCCCAGGCCTCGAAGAGCCGTCCGACGCTTTCCCGCCCGAAGGGCGCGCGCGCCCGCAGCACGGTGTCCCAGAGCTCGAGCCCCTCGGGCGAAACCTCCTTGCGCCAGGCGAGCTCGAGCGTGTCGCCGGCGAGCCAGGCATGGTGCGAGCTCTGCCGGCAGACCAGGTGCGTCTCGTCGAGGTGGCGAAAGCTCCCGCTCTCGCGGATGGAGAGCGGGCGGAAGAGCCACGACAGATCCGGGGCGACGGTGCGCCACTGCCATCGGGGAATCGAGACGGGAGCGAAGTCGCTCATCGGTCGTGGCTCGTCGTGCCTGGCGCGGGAGGCGCCTCAGAAGGCGATCTGGTAGCGCACCGCGATCGTCGTGAAGTCGTCTCCGAAGACCGGCGACAGGGTGGTGCCGGTGCCGGTCGGCAGCGGCGCCCAGTCCTTGCCGGGCTTGGCGTACTCGTCGTTGTCGACCTGGGTGACGTTGACCATGAGCTTGTGGTTGGCGTTCATGAACCAAGTCAGGCCGAGCGTCAGGTTCTCCGCCGAGCCGCCCTTGATCGCGTCGACGGCGGTGATGTCGTTGAGGTCCATCGTGCTGTAGCGCAGGCCGAGCTCGAGGGCGCCGAAACGGCCCTTCGGGATGACCCGACCGAACTCGCCCTCCGACGAGGAGTACGGCCGCGTCTCGCCGGTGAGCAACCAGCTCACCTGGCCGTAGTAGCCGCTGAACTCGTGGTCGCGCACGGCGACGATCGTCGTGTCGGCGCGATTGACCTTGGTCTGCTGATACTCGGCCTGGAAGCTGACCGGACCGAAGACGCCGGCGAGCTCGCCGCCGATCTGGTCGTAGGAGTCGACGTACTTCATGTCGCCGGTGGAGAGGAACTTGGCGCGCAGCGGATGGGTCTCGGCGCGCGAGTCGAGCTTCACGACGCGGGCGGCGTCGAGGCGGTCCGGCAGGTCGGCGCCACTGGTGGCGATCTTGCCGACTTCCGGCTTCATGTGGTTCGCGGCGACACCGAAGTGGAGGACCCGGCCCTTCTCGTTGAGCGGCGCGATGGTGAACCGGCCGACCAGGCTGAACTCCTGATCGGTGCCGGCACCGCCGCCGGTCAGCGTGTCCTTGTCGTCGAACGCACCGGCGGCCTGGCCGAAGACGCCCGTCGAGAACTGCCACTTCTTGCCCCAACGGCTGTAGCTGAGGCCCATCAGGCGGTCCGGAGCCCAGGAATCGAGATAGGAGCGCTCGATGAAGACGATGTTCTTCGACGAGGTGAGGGTGTCGAGGCCGAACGGCGCCTTGTGGTTGCCGAGGCGGATGACGCTGTTGTCGAAGCCGGCGTAGCCGACCCACAGGTCCTTGATCTCCACCGCGTTGTCGGCGAAGTCGAGGTCGATCTCGGCGAGCCAGTCCTGGTACAGGGTGGCCTTGACGCCGATGCGCGCCCGGCGGACTTCGAAGCCGGTGGGCAGACGGTTCTCGGCGCCGGAGTAGGTGGCGAAGTCGAGGTTGACCCGCCCGTCGAGCCAGTACTTGAACTGGCCGTCCTTGCTCGTAGCGACGAGATAGCCGTTGTCGTAGAAGCCGGTGAGGCCGACCGGCTCGAGCTCACGCTCGGCCTCGGCGCCACTGGCCAGCGTCGCCTTCGGGGCTTCCTTCTCCTGCAGGAGCTGCTCGACCTTCTTCTCGAGCTCCTGGATGCGCTTCTCGTTGGCGGCGGCGTCCTGACCGAAGGCTGGCGTGACCAGCAGGGCGACGGCGACCAGCACGGTGGCCATCGAGGTGAGGGGTTTCATCGGGCTCCTCCCGGTTGTGCCCCGCCAGGCTCATGCGGGGCGGGGGGTTGGACTTCGGCCCCCCGAGACGGGGGGCCCGACGCCAACGCCTATTGGAAGAGCCGTGCCACGCTCGCGCGGCGCGCGTCACCTCATTGTTTTCTTGAAGATGGATTGGTGTCGTGGACCAAACGAGACTTGCGTCGTGCGGGTTTCCGCACGGCCGCGTGCGGGGTTCCGCCACCGCGTTGCGTCAGGTCGGGTCGTCCTGCCGCGAGAGGCCGAGGGCCTTGAGTCGGTCGTAGAGCGTCCGCCGGGCGATGCCGAGCACCTCGGCCGCCTCGGCGACACGTCCTCCGGTCCGACGCAGGACCCGCTGGATGTGGCGCCGTTCGACCTCACGCAGCGACAGCGCCTCCTCTTCGCGGTCGGCACTCGCTGCAGCCCCCGAGCGAAGACCGAGGTCCTCCGGCAGCAGCCGCTCGCCGCGCTGCAGGATCATCGCCCGCTCGAGGACGTTGGCGAGCTCGCGGATGTTGCCGGGCCAGGCGTAGGCGAGCAGCTCGGCCTCCGCCGCCGGCTCGAGGCGGACGTCGGGCTTGCCCATGCGCCCGCCGATCGCCCGCAGGATGGCGCGCGCCAGCAACGGAATGTCCTCCTGCCGCTCGCGCAGCGGTGGGATGCGCAGCGTCAGCGTGCTGACGCGGTAGAAGAGATCGTCGCGGAAGCGCTTGGCGCGGACCTGTTCTTCGAGGTCGATGTTCGTGCTGGCGATCAGCCGGATGTCGACCTGGCGGTCGACGATCGCACCGAGACGGCGAAAGCTCTTCTCCTCGAGCGCTTTCAGGAGCTTGGGCTGGATCGCCATGTCCATGTCGCCGATCTCGTCGAGGAAGACGATGCCGCGATGGCCGACTTCGAGCAGCCCGGGCTTGGCCGCCACCGCCCCGGTGAAGGCTCCGCGCTCGTAGCCGAAGAGCTCCGATTCGAGCAGCTCGCGCGTCAGCCCGGCGCAGTTGACGTTGACGAACGGTTCGTCGGCGCGGGGACCGTGGCCGTGGATCCAGCGCGCCAGCACGCCCTTGCCCGACCCGGTCTCGCCGAGCACCAGGACCGGGCTGTCCCACTCGAGCATCCGCCGCGCCTGCTCCTCGAGATGTCGGATCGCCGCGCTCGTCCCGAGGAAGGGCTCCGGGCTGCGCGGCTCTTCGCGCGCGGCGAGGGCCTGCCGGCGTCGGAGCTGACGCTGCTCGACCAGCCGGCGGACCAGGACGAGGAGGGTCTTGGCGTCGACCGGCTTGGTGAGGAACTGCTCGGCCCCCTCCTTGATCGCTCGCACCGCGAGATCGATCGAGCCGTGGGCAGTGAGGATGATGACCGGCGTCTCCTCGCTCTGCCGCTTGAGCTCGGGGAGCAGGTCGAGGGAGGTTCCGTCGGGGAGACTGTAGTCGGCCACCACGACCTCGTGCAGCGTCTCGCGAAAGGCCGCGCGTGCCTCTCGACAGCTCGCGGCCTCGTCCACTTCGAGACCGCTCGCACGCATGAAGGCCGAGAGTCCGTGGCGCACCGCCGGGTCGTCCTCGATGAGCAGGATCCTCGCGCTAGGCAACCTCGCCTCCCTTCGCCGGGGGCTGGCGCCCGGGCCGCGGCAGGCGGACGGTGAGCCGCGCCCCGCCGCCCGGACGGTTGGCGGCCGTGACGCTCCCGCCGTGCTCCTCGACCACGCGCCGGACGATCGACAGGCCCAGGCCCGTACCGCCGGGCCGTCGGGTGAAGAACGGCTCGAAGGCCCGGCCGAGCGCCTCGGCGTCGAACCCCGACCCGTCGTCTTCGACGGCGAGCACAGACCATGCTCGCGCCGCTCCCGACTCGGTCTGGCAGGTCACGCGGACGACACTGCCGGCCGGTGCGTGCTGGAGCGCGTTCTCGAGCAGGTTGCGGAAGACCTGGTGGATGCGGAGGCGGTGCAGCGGCAGGACCAGCCCTTCGTCTTCGAAGTCGAGGCGGACCGTGCAACGACGCTCCGCGGCGAGGACCGCGCAGGAGCGGGCGGCCTCGTCGACCAGTGCCCGCACGTGGACCGGTTCGGCGCGCCAGGAGCGCGGCTCGCCG
This genomic window from Holophagales bacterium contains:
- a CDS encoding DUF4010 domain-containing protein, producing the protein MTPAIVTPFLLTMAVSFLIGIGLREYYEGEGKFDTFGTVRTFVFIGMLGLILFQLPEIGPQAFLVGLAALSFFLLVYYSNKVRQKKSPGLIGVHIALLTYATGPIALLQPHWFLVLIAISILFVLHSKGRIRQFTDRLETGEVVTACKFLAIVAVILPLIPDAPAGDDLLGHFFRALPVTPRQIWMAVVVTTAISYLGYVLQTYLFPHKGLMLAGIIGGVYSSTVTVLVLSKKSRSLPGIDREAAVAILLAVSMMYLRLLALTAIFRFSSALAVGPALLVLSGLAAGYGIWLRRRREAVPASESAVEEPPAEGRVGSEEPELRKNPLELNSALLFAVLFAVVSLATKYSLETFKEMGLRMLSFVVGFSDITPFVVSLLQGSYGIGEAQILQAVVIASASNNLLKTVYTYAFGSRRTAHLAAPGMIGLAVLSLFYALVGL
- a CDS encoding anion permease, with translation MTSPAPLSLPAERPDRLQELLDMEKMTLSSKGRAAQGASERWMRYLGFPAGILAFLLVFYLPAEASLSGAAQAGMACFVLALVWWVTEPFPTYVTSLALMFLLLVTRASAAKAIMDVLGMEVIWLNLLAFILSAMLVKTRLARRLSLWLVLRLGKNAGQALLAFLLLQMVLAPLIPATAARCVMTLPLMLVVAAIYGSTEESPNAFGKNLMLLNLVGISVLSSMTMTGSSANLIAVGLIQTMGGHRVYYMDWARLGAPIAILTTVLMWLLGQKLLFRIPKAERAPRLAGGLDRIRAKYDEMGPLSTGERKAIAIFGLVLFLWMTDIFHLRWFGVEVTAPFAALLGAVIVLFPRWGVLQWAEADIPWHLLIFSAGAYAGGLALDDTGAAEWAVRKLFGGVALDGLPFGVTFTVIMAVMMYSHLLTTSKTVRTMIMLPIIITLAKTLGWDPLSLALPAALCIDWVVGLPISGKPNVILFSTNQYSVMENFRYGMATCTLGLVLLVISAATWFHWLGITPSFWAVAR
- a CDS encoding CYTH domain-containing protein; the encoded protein is MAKEIERKYLVTPGAWTPRDAGKHFKQGYLNSQKERVVRVRIEGDVAKLTIKGVTTGVSRSEFEYPLPLADATILLDQLCEQPLIDKHRHVEEHHGLTWEIDVFHGDNEGLVVAEVELSSETEQPTLPSWVASEVSSDPRYFNSNLLKNPYKNWRPA
- a CDS encoding sigma-54-dependent Fis family transcriptional regulator produces the protein MPSARILLIEDDPAVRHGLSAFMRASGLEVDEAASCREARAAFRETLHEVVVADYSLPDGTSLDLLPELKRQSEETPVIILTAHGSIDLAVRAIKEGAEQFLTKPVDAKTLLVLVRRLVEQRQLRRRQALAAREEPRSPEPFLGTSAAIRHLEEQARRMLEWDSPVLVLGETGSGKGVLARWIHGHGPRADEPFVNVNCAGLTRELLESELFGYERGAFTGAVAAKPGLLEVGHRGIVFLDEIGDMDMAIQPKLLKALEEKSFRRLGAIVDRQVDIRLIASTNIDLEEQVRAKRFRDDLFYRVSTLTLRIPPLRERQEDIPLLARAILRAIGGRMGKPDVRLEPAAEAELLAYAWPGNIRELANVLERAMILQRGERLLPEDLGLRSGAAASADREEEALSLREVERRHIQRVLRRTGGRVAEAAEVLGIARRTLYDRLKALGLSRQDDPT